A genomic stretch from Pochonia chlamydosporia 170 chromosome 4, whole genome shotgun sequence includes:
- a CDS encoding short chain dehydrogenase (similar to Metarhizium acridum CQMa 102 XP_007807754.1), which produces MATDRSGAANGITPQRVILITGANSGIGYDLTAALAASPGNHVIMGCRNYERAARVLQQLHILGHAGTLSLLEVDITDDQSISQAVEKLTADFGVIDVLVNNAGIVMRNFPDRRSEILDTMNTNSVGHLVLTEALAPLLQQSADPRIINVSSGLGSINGRLDPNDPTYGINSDAYRMSKAALNMATACMYANYKVWGAKVWAYCPGYAITNLTGEGDRGRREETGAVSSSVSAAGIVDIVDGKKDSHVGRFLQVGGRILPW; this is translated from the exons ATGGCGACGGACCGGAGCGGTGCGGCGAACGGCATCACGCCGCAAAGAGTTATTCTCATCACTG GCGCAAACTCTGGGATCGGCTATGACCTGACAGCGGCGCTGGCCGCCTCCCCCGGAAACCATGTCATCATGGGATGTCGCAATTATGAGCGTGCCGCCAGAGTCCTACAGCAGCTTCATATACTAGGCCACGCGGGAACCCTCAGCCTACTCGAGGTAGACATCACAGACGACCAAAGCATCAGCCAGGCGGTGGAAAAGCTCACCGCGGATTTCGGTGTCATTGACGTCCTGGTCAATAATGCGGGAATAGTGATGCGTAACTTTCCAGATCGACGGTCTGAAATCCTGGATACGATGAACACCAATTCTGTTGGTCACCTGGTACTCACGGAAGCTTTGGCGCCGCTTCTTCAGCAATCAGCGGATCCTCGAATCATCAATGTGTCATCTGGACTGGGTTCTATCAATGGCCGACTAGACCCGAATGATCCGACATACGGCATTAATTCAGACGCGTACAGAATGTCAAAGGCGGCGCTCAACATGGCCACGGCGTGCATGTATGCAAATTACAAGGTGTGGGGGGCGAAGGTTTGGGCATATTGTCCTGGGTATGCGATTACGAATTTGACGGGAGAGGGAGATAgagggaggagggaggaAACTGGGGCTGTGAGTTCGTCTGTAAGTGCTGCAGGCATTGTTGACATTGTGGATGGGAAGAAGGATAGTCATGTTGGGCGTTTTTTGCAAGTCGGCGGTAGGATATTACCGTGGTAG
- a CDS encoding FAD-dependent monooxygenase (similar to Cordyceps militaris CM01 XP_006666779.1) → MPKHILIIGGGTGGLALAHALKKSKADITLAVYERYRTRTDGLFGYRVGISPEGSRCLAACIPDDLFQIFASTTAIPPDNFTMITEQYQELLSIEGFSRVSDDGVGAERSVSRMTLRQVLLTGLEDVVQFDKQLTHYTSNEDGTVTALFKDGSSATGDLLVGAEGTNSPTRRQYLPHAVLKDSGLYGITAKVALNEETKSLLPPKALRGVTMINAPLGDSCIIHCMEFPWDHDGNLKNNIGGNDEQLLKQWPGSNFDNTRDYILLGFGAHEQSLPDNIMSLDGPTLHKLLKERTTSWHPNLQKLVEMSDPTTSFPINIRTTERLRPWTSTNVTLIGDAIHTMTPGLGVGANTALLDAKILAHNLVQVANGKMDIVGAVADYEKNMHSYAWDRVEKSLERFNKDDAVYKPGIRGSFALMMMRGGMRLVNNLPPLKRKMAAEIEKDRGKIDIRANAN, encoded by the coding sequence ATGCCCAAgcatatcctcatcatcggtGGAGGCACAGGCGGCCTTGCCTTGGCTCATGCACTAAAAAAATCGAAAGCAGACATCACGCTTGCTGTTTACGAGCGTTATCGTACTCGCACCGATGGCCTTTTTGGCTATCGTGTGGGCATATCACCTGAAGGCTCGAGATGCCTCGCCGCCTGCATCCCAGATGATTTGTTCCAAATATTTGCCAGCACAACTGCCATTCCGCCAGATAACTTCACTATGATCACTGAGCAATACCAAGAGCTTCTCAGTATTGAGGGATTCAGCAGGGTAtccgatgatggtgttggcgcgGAACGGTCTGTCAGTCGCATGACTCTACGACAGGTTCTTCTTACAGGACTAGAAGACGTTGTCCAGTTCGATAAGCAACTAACGCATTATACTTCCAACGAAGATGGTACAGTTACTGCTTTATTTAAGGATGGGAGTAGCGCTACAGGCGATCTGTTGGTTGGGGCCGAAGGAACAAACTCCCCAACTCGACGACAATATCTGCCTCACGCCGTGCTCAAGGACTCGGGGCTGTATGGAATTACAGCCAAGGTTGCACTGAACGAAGAAACCAAGAGTCTCCTACCTCCAAAGGCACTCAGAGGTGTAACTATGATCAATGCTCCGCTGGGAGATAGCTGCATCATCCACTGCATGGAGTTCCCGTGGGATCACGACGGCAATCTCAAGAACAACATTGGGGGCAATGACGAACAGCTCCTTAAGCAGTGGCCAGGCtccaactttgacaacaCAAGAGATTACATCCTTTTAGGATTTGGAGCACACGAGCAATCTCTCCCAGACAACATCATGTCCCTGGATGGCCCAACGCTGCACAAGTTGCTCAAGGAGCGCACCACTTCATGGCACCCAAACCTCCAGAAGTTGGTGGAAATGTCGGACCCAACTACCAGTTTCCCTATCAACATCCGTACCACAGAGCGCTTACGGCCATGGACGAGCACCAATGTCACCCTGATTGGTGATGCCATTCATACCATGACTCCaggacttggtgttggtgctaATACTGCGTTGCTTGATGCCAAGATCCTTGCGCATAATCTGGTACAAGTTGCTAATGGGAAGATGGATATTGTAGGTGCGGTTGCTGATTATGAAAAGAACATGCATTCGTATGCTTGGGATAGAGTTGAAAAGTCACTGGAGAGGTTTAATAAAGACGATGCGGTGTATAAACCAGGTATTAGGGGGTCATTTgccttgatgatgatgcgtgGTGGTATGAGGCTGGTGAACAATCTGCCGCctttgaagagaaagatGGCGGCTGAAATAGAAAAGGATCGAGGAAAGATTGACATTCGAGCGAATGCTAACTAG